A genomic region of Leptotrichia hofstadii contains the following coding sequences:
- a CDS encoding M16 family metallopeptidase produces the protein MIEKIRTNSGIEVIFDRLESISTCSVGVFVKTGSRDESDTEEGISHVLEHMIFKGTPTRNYFEISEEIDYLGANVNAHTTKEETVFYINALTQFLGKSVDILFDIVTNSTIDEKELEKEKDVIVEEIKMYKDSPDDLVFEMNYADSINGQYGKPIIGTEASVKGFTADEIRKYYKERYTKDNILVVVSGNFDKNEIIQKIDQYFSKLGDKKIDRRDKIDFSFNAGKKIVSKDINQVNICISHQSEDYNSKNKIYTDILANIIGGSMSSRLFQEIREKNGLAYSVYTYNQYYLSGGLTSTYIGTNLENYEKAIEITLSEFKKLRENGVTEDELQKAKNKYMSRIAFAMENPRSRMGILGNYYIRKNEILDSEKMKNEVNAVKLEDVNNFAKTKYLTENITVLGNIDK, from the coding sequence ATGATAGAGAAGATAAGGACAAATAGTGGAATAGAAGTTATTTTTGATAGGCTTGAAAGTATTTCTACCTGCTCAGTTGGAGTATTTGTAAAAACTGGTTCACGAGATGAAAGTGATACGGAGGAAGGAATCTCTCATGTACTAGAGCATATGATTTTTAAAGGAACTCCTACTAGAAATTATTTTGAAATTTCTGAAGAAATTGACTATCTTGGAGCAAATGTGAATGCACATACGACTAAAGAAGAAACAGTTTTTTATATAAATGCCTTAACACAGTTTCTGGGAAAGTCTGTGGATATTTTGTTTGACATTGTTACAAATTCTACGATTGATGAAAAGGAACTGGAAAAAGAAAAAGATGTAATTGTGGAAGAAATTAAGATGTATAAGGATTCGCCAGATGATTTAGTATTTGAAATGAATTATGCAGACAGTATAAATGGGCAGTATGGAAAGCCTATTATTGGAACAGAAGCTAGTGTAAAAGGCTTTACTGCAGATGAAATCAGAAAATATTATAAGGAAAGATACACAAAAGACAATATTTTGGTTGTAGTTTCTGGAAATTTTGATAAAAACGAGATTATTCAGAAAATTGATCAATATTTTTCAAAATTAGGTGATAAAAAGATTGATAGACGTGATAAAATAGATTTTTCATTTAATGCTGGAAAAAAAATTGTTTCAAAAGATATAAATCAAGTTAATATCTGTATTTCTCATCAAAGTGAAGATTATAACAGTAAAAATAAAATATATACGGATATTTTAGCAAATATTATTGGTGGTTCAATGAGTTCTAGACTTTTTCAGGAAATCCGTGAGAAAAATGGACTTGCCTATTCTGTTTATACGTATAATCAATATTATTTATCAGGAGGCCTGACATCGACGTACATTGGAACGAATCTAGAAAATTATGAAAAGGCAATAGAAATAACGCTTTCAGAATTTAAAAAGTTACGTGAAAATGGAGTAACAGAGGATGAACTTCAGAAGGCAAAAAATAAATATATGAGCAGGATTGCATTTGCAATGGAAAATCCACGTTCTAGAATGGGAATTTTGGGAAATTATTATATTAGAAAAAATGAAATTCTAGATTCTGAAAAGATGAAAAATGAAGTCAATGCAGTAAAACTTGAGGATGTAAATAATTTTGCAAAAACTAAATATTTGACGGAAAATATTACAGTTTTGGGGAATATTGACAAATAG
- a CDS encoding LptF/LptG family permease codes for MNKLDKYIILNYVKSFILGMMMFFLIFLLAESISLTGWIMDGKLKGHDAIRYLRYGTPEIITNTAPLGVLLGSLLCISKMAKQLEIAAMKTSGISFARIALFPMIFSFLVSMGVFWLNYDALGKSNTKKENLKSLKIDNKEPVKAEKKFIFVKIDKKTVLFSEHVNKNTGTMEHIEILKFEKGFKEISKIYTSPFGKINPKTNEWTFKDLKEYDDKTNLMKPADTKKFKFIAKMEDVLASPVKAKNLTMPELREKVVYFTRVGADSLNLRIEFYYRISFALSSFVMCLIGLSLGSRYVRGGAALNIGLSVIIGYAYYGVSTILRSMAVSGAVPIYAACFIPLIIFLIVGIKLFRDSEY; via the coding sequence ATGAATAAATTAGATAAATATATAATTCTAAACTATGTAAAAAGTTTTATTTTAGGAATGATGATGTTTTTCTTAATATTTTTACTAGCTGAAAGTATTAGTCTTACGGGATGGATTATGGACGGAAAGCTTAAAGGACATGACGCCATAAGATATCTGAGATACGGAACACCTGAAATAATAACAAATACAGCTCCTCTTGGAGTTCTGCTTGGAAGCCTTCTGTGTATAAGCAAGATGGCAAAACAGCTGGAAATCGCAGCAATGAAAACAAGTGGAATCAGTTTCGCAAGAATAGCTTTATTTCCAATGATTTTTTCATTTCTTGTAAGTATGGGCGTATTTTGGTTAAATTACGACGCTTTAGGAAAATCAAACACTAAAAAGGAAAATTTAAAATCTTTAAAAATTGATAATAAGGAACCTGTCAAGGCGGAGAAAAAATTTATTTTTGTAAAAATTGACAAAAAAACAGTACTTTTTAGTGAACACGTAAATAAAAATACTGGGACCATGGAGCATATTGAAATACTGAAATTTGAAAAAGGCTTTAAGGAAATAAGCAAAATATACACTTCTCCTTTTGGAAAAATTAACCCAAAAACAAATGAATGGACTTTTAAAGACTTAAAGGAGTACGATGATAAAACTAATTTAATGAAGCCTGCTGATACAAAAAAATTCAAATTTATTGCAAAAATGGAGGATGTACTGGCAAGTCCAGTCAAGGCAAAAAATTTGACAATGCCTGAATTACGTGAAAAGGTAGTTTATTTTACAAGAGTTGGAGCAGATTCCTTAAATTTAAGAATAGAATTTTATTATAGAATATCTTTTGCATTATCTTCATTCGTTATGTGTCTAATTGGACTTTCGCTAGGAAGTAGGTATGTAAGAGGAGGAGCGGCTCTAAATATAGGATTATCTGTAATAATTGGTTACGCCTATTACGGTGTCAGCACGATCTTACGTTCAATGGCAGTATCTGGAGCAGTTCCAATTTATGCAGCTTGTTTTATTCCGTTAATTATATTTTTAATAGTTGGAATAAAATTATTTAGGGATTCTGAATACTAA
- the rodA gene encoding rod shape-determining protein RodA, producing the protein MFQNQRLNDMRNNILRIDKMILLLVYALVTISTVFVYSATRQSGMVVKNILWIGIGTVLVFLIAAVDYRNVKYFIRHIYGICVILLLLVRFAGKKTLGAQRWIALGPFQLQPSEFVKIAIIIIIAYWIVNKYKSGINNLNDIIGAILPVTPLIFLILIQPDLGTTLITISAFVFMIFLYGANMKPIWIIGIVLMLSVYPIYKFVLSDYQRTRVETFLHPETDRKGSGWHVIQSKISVGAGGFLGKGVLQGSQSRLEFLPEAQTDFIFSVLSEEMGFVGSSLVLLLYFALILEIMRISRIIQDDFGRLILYGMAGVIFMHVVVNVGMTIGLVPVTGKPLLLMSYGGSSFLASFIMIGIIESIKIHNT; encoded by the coding sequence ATGTTTCAAAACCAAAGATTGAATGATATGAGAAATAATATCCTTCGGATAGATAAGATGATATTGCTGCTTGTGTATGCTCTTGTAACGATAAGTACAGTATTTGTGTACAGCGCGACAAGGCAGAGCGGAATGGTTGTAAAAAATATCCTGTGGATCGGGATAGGGACGGTGCTGGTATTTTTAATAGCCGCAGTTGACTATAGAAATGTAAAATACTTTATACGGCATATTTACGGTATATGTGTCATTCTGCTTCTGCTCGTTCGGTTCGCTGGGAAAAAAACTCTTGGAGCGCAGCGTTGGATTGCATTGGGACCGTTTCAGCTGCAGCCGTCAGAGTTTGTAAAAATAGCGATTATTATAATTATTGCCTACTGGATAGTAAACAAGTACAAAAGCGGGATTAATAACTTAAATGACATTATTGGAGCTATTCTTCCAGTAACGCCGCTTATTTTTCTAATTCTTATTCAGCCTGACCTGGGAACAACCTTGATAACAATTTCAGCATTCGTGTTTATGATTTTTTTGTATGGCGCAAACATGAAGCCGATCTGGATAATAGGGATAGTGCTTATGCTGTCAGTCTATCCGATTTACAAGTTTGTACTGAGCGATTATCAAAGGACACGTGTAGAGACATTTTTACATCCTGAAACAGACAGAAAGGGAAGCGGATGGCACGTTATACAGTCTAAAATATCAGTTGGAGCTGGAGGATTTCTAGGGAAGGGAGTGCTGCAGGGGAGTCAGAGCAGGCTGGAATTTTTGCCTGAAGCACAGACAGACTTTATTTTTTCAGTACTGTCTGAAGAGATGGGATTTGTAGGCTCTTCATTGGTTTTACTTTTGTATTTTGCGTTAATTCTTGAAATAATGCGGATATCCCGGATTATTCAGGATGATTTTGGCCGCCTCATATTATATGGCATGGCTGGAGTAATCTTTATGCACGTAGTCGTAAACGTAGGAATGACAATTGGACTTGTTCCAGTTACAGGGAAACCATTATTGCTTATGAGCTACGGTGGAAGTTCGTTCCTAGCTTCATTTATAATGATAGGAATAATTGAAAGCATAAAAATTCATAATACTTAA